One part of the Xylanimonas allomyrinae genome encodes these proteins:
- a CDS encoding iron ABC transporter permease: MTATTSRTDAPPLAEGLARSTRPAVWATGAAAVLALALAVVLVGAWHLTQGTSDVGVRELLGLLTGGGDVAVRDILVGSRLPRLAAGVAVGFALGVAGALFQSVSRNPLASPDTLAVTGGSYLAVVIVAAFGLSVPFWASGAVAFAGGIAAAALVLGLAGGAGAGGSRLVLAGAAVAMALQAAVSALLILFETETTGLFAWGSGSLSQLDLTAFWRALPVVVAATAGGMLLARRLDVLGLGDDTARALGVPVRGTRAGAVVLAVLLTAAAVTLAGPIGFVGLAAPVVARLLARVLPALNRHVLLLPAAGLLGSFVVVLADAAVRALLGADAALAVPTGVATTVIGALIMVLLARRLRDAGPTRRPPAAVGGPRGTRRFVVVLTGAALLAGAVVVAGLLAGSTWLRTGDIALWMQGEGPAVVRFALDERAPRVAAAVVAGAALALSGTMVQATARNPLAEPGILGITGGAGLGAVVAVTAVAGTAWGNGVAASAGATLVAAVAGGLGAFVLVFLLAWRSGLLADRLVLVGIGLWNLTAAVSAFLLLRADPWNTPRIYTWLSGTTYGRDFPEVLPVVVLLGLAVPLAAAMPRELDLLALDDDTPRLVGIGLERTRLLVLAVAAALAATSVTAVGVVGFVGLVAPHAARALVGGRHARVLPVAMLLGAVLLGLADLAGRTVIAPAQLPAGLAVALLGAPYFVWLLARSRR; encoded by the coding sequence ATGACGGCCACCACGTCCCGCACGGACGCACCGCCGCTCGCGGAAGGGCTCGCGAGATCGACCCGGCCCGCCGTCTGGGCCACGGGGGCGGCCGCGGTGCTCGCGCTCGCCCTCGCCGTCGTCCTGGTCGGTGCCTGGCACCTCACCCAGGGCACGTCGGACGTCGGGGTGCGGGAGCTGCTCGGTCTGCTGACCGGCGGCGGCGACGTGGCCGTCCGCGACATCCTCGTCGGCTCACGCCTGCCGCGCCTCGCGGCGGGCGTGGCCGTCGGGTTCGCGCTCGGCGTCGCGGGGGCGCTCTTCCAGTCCGTGTCACGCAACCCCCTCGCGTCGCCCGACACCCTCGCCGTCACAGGCGGCTCCTACCTGGCGGTCGTGATCGTGGCCGCGTTCGGCCTCTCCGTGCCGTTCTGGGCGTCAGGAGCCGTCGCGTTCGCCGGGGGGATCGCCGCGGCCGCGCTCGTGCTCGGTCTCGCCGGTGGGGCCGGTGCCGGCGGCAGCAGGCTGGTCCTGGCCGGCGCCGCCGTCGCCATGGCGCTCCAGGCCGCCGTCTCCGCCCTGCTGATCCTGTTCGAGACGGAGACGACCGGGCTGTTCGCCTGGGGCAGCGGGTCGCTGAGCCAGCTCGACCTCACGGCGTTCTGGCGCGCGCTGCCCGTCGTCGTCGCGGCCACGGCCGGGGGGATGCTGCTCGCACGCCGCCTCGACGTCCTCGGGCTCGGTGACGACACCGCCCGGGCCCTGGGCGTTCCCGTGCGGGGCACCCGTGCCGGCGCCGTCGTGCTGGCGGTCCTGCTGACGGCGGCGGCGGTCACGCTCGCAGGGCCGATCGGGTTCGTCGGGCTCGCCGCACCCGTCGTCGCACGCCTGCTGGCGCGCGTCCTGCCCGCGCTGAACCGGCACGTGCTGCTTCTCCCGGCGGCGGGCCTGCTCGGCTCGTTCGTCGTCGTGCTCGCCGACGCCGCGGTGCGCGCCCTCCTGGGAGCGGACGCGGCGCTCGCCGTGCCCACCGGCGTGGCGACGACGGTGATCGGCGCGCTGATCATGGTGCTGCTCGCCCGCCGTCTGCGCGACGCCGGGCCGACGAGGCGGCCGCCGGCGGCCGTCGGCGGGCCGCGGGGCACGCGACGCTTCGTCGTCGTGCTCACCGGCGCGGCCCTGCTCGCAGGGGCCGTCGTCGTGGCCGGGCTGCTCGCCGGGTCGACGTGGCTGCGCACGGGAGACATCGCCCTGTGGATGCAGGGCGAGGGTCCTGCCGTCGTCCGGTTCGCCCTCGACGAGCGGGCTCCGCGCGTCGCGGCCGCCGTGGTCGCCGGGGCCGCGCTCGCACTCTCGGGAACGATGGTGCAGGCCACCGCCCGCAACCCGCTGGCGGAGCCCGGCATCCTCGGCATCACCGGCGGCGCCGGCCTCGGCGCCGTGGTGGCCGTGACCGCGGTCGCGGGCACCGCCTGGGGCAACGGGGTCGCGGCCAGCGCCGGCGCCACGCTCGTCGCGGCCGTCGCCGGAGGTCTGGGCGCGTTCGTGCTGGTCTTCCTGCTCGCGTGGCGCTCCGGCCTCCTCGCCGACCGGCTCGTGCTCGTCGGCATCGGCCTGTGGAACCTGACCGCCGCAGTGTCGGCGTTCCTCCTGCTGCGCGCGGACCCGTGGAACACCCCACGCATCTACACGTGGCTGTCCGGGACGACCTACGGACGCGACTTCCCCGAGGTGCTGCCCGTCGTCGTCCTGCTCGGCCTGGCCGTGCCCCTCGCCGCCGCGATGCCGCGCGAGCTGGACCTGCTCGCGCTCGACGACGACACGCCCCGCCTGGTCGGGATCGGGCTGGAGCGCACGCGGCTGCTCGTCCTGGCCGTCGCGGCGGCGCTCGCGGCCACGAGCGTGACCGCGGTCGGCGTCGTCGGGTTCGTCGGCCTGGTCGCACCGCACGCCGCGCGCGCCCTCGTCGGCGGACGCCACGCGCGCGTGCTGCCCGTCGCGATGCTGCTCGGCGCCGTGCTGCTCGGCCTCGCGGACCTGGCGGGCCGCACCGTGATCGCACCCGCGCAGCTCCCGGCGGGTCTTGCCGTCGCGCTGCTCGGGGCGCCGTACTTCGTGTGGCTGCTGGCGCGGTCGCGCCGCTGA
- a CDS encoding zeta toxin family protein: MSDLRGSTHAAACVAVRGGAPLDSLLTRGEQRRLVREARDWYLNVHAGNVTRQGTCVVATAGPPGAGKSSVLPAAVPDLGSRLVIDPDTVKDYLARWCTEHGAYYDDLLATVLPDGGTLRPLELSPLLQTMSTEVANAVRRDALAQRMDIVVEATMASPAYGERLLLSLAKADYRALLIVSVETDQQTAHARAVERWWTGRQAEPELGGRLVLPETIDAAYPGTRSASACRTNARNLTETIRAGGSAIEHVTIAEYDDGALARLDADPPRALDA, translated from the coding sequence ATGAGTGACCTGCGCGGGAGCACGCACGCTGCGGCGTGCGTCGCTGTCCGCGGCGGGGCCCCGTTGGACTCGCTGCTGACCCGCGGGGAGCAGCGGCGCCTGGTGCGCGAGGCTCGCGACTGGTACCTGAATGTCCATGCCGGGAACGTCACGCGCCAGGGCACCTGTGTGGTCGCCACGGCTGGGCCGCCAGGGGCGGGCAAGTCCTCGGTCCTGCCCGCCGCGGTCCCGGATCTGGGTTCCCGGTTGGTGATCGACCCGGACACGGTCAAGGACTACCTCGCCCGCTGGTGCACCGAGCACGGCGCGTACTACGACGACCTGCTGGCCACGGTCCTGCCCGACGGCGGCACCCTGCGTCCCCTGGAGTTGTCACCGCTGCTGCAGACCATGTCTACCGAGGTGGCGAACGCGGTGCGCCGCGACGCCCTCGCCCAGCGCATGGACATCGTGGTCGAGGCCACCATGGCATCACCCGCGTACGGCGAGCGGCTCCTGCTGTCCCTCGCGAAGGCCGACTACCGGGCGTTGCTCATCGTGTCCGTCGAGACCGACCAGCAGACCGCGCATGCCCGCGCCGTCGAGCGGTGGTGGACGGGCCGCCAGGCCGAACCTGAGCTCGGCGGACGCCTGGTCCTGCCCGAGACCATCGACGCCGCCTACCCCGGCACCAGGTCGGCCAGCGCCTGCCGCACCAACGCCCGCAACCTCACCGAGACGATTCGTGCCGGCGGGAGCGCAATCGAGCACGTCACCATCGCCGAGTACGACGACGGCGCACTCGCCCGACTCGACGCCGACCCGCCACGCGCACTCGACGCCTGA
- a CDS encoding alpha/beta fold hydrolase translates to MPYVTTDDGAQIFYKDWGTGGTPVLLSHGWPLNSDAWEAAALFLAEHGHRAIAHDRRGHGKSSQTWGGNEMDTYADDLACLIDTLDLHDLTLVGHSTGGGEIVRYIGRHGTARVARLVLVSAVPPLMLQTDDNPDGLPIEVFDTIRAGEKANRSQLYRDLADGPFFGHNRHQDVDQGFRDAFWLQGLAAGHRGAYECIAAFSATDFRPDLAKVDVPTLVIHGDDDQIVPFAVGGKRSAALVDGATLTVYEGSSHALPDTDRDRLHADLLAFVDA, encoded by the coding sequence ATGCCCTACGTCACCACCGATGACGGCGCCCAGATCTTCTACAAGGACTGGGGCACCGGCGGGACGCCCGTCCTGCTCAGCCACGGCTGGCCGCTCAACTCCGACGCGTGGGAGGCGGCCGCGCTGTTCCTCGCCGAGCACGGTCACCGCGCCATCGCGCACGACCGGCGCGGGCACGGCAAGTCCAGCCAGACGTGGGGCGGCAACGAGATGGACACCTACGCCGACGACCTCGCCTGCCTGATCGACACGCTCGACCTGCACGACCTGACCCTGGTCGGCCACTCGACCGGCGGTGGCGAGATCGTCCGCTACATCGGGCGGCACGGCACCGCCCGCGTGGCCAGGCTCGTCCTCGTCTCGGCGGTCCCGCCCCTGATGCTGCAAACCGACGACAACCCTGACGGCCTGCCGATCGAGGTCTTCGACACGATCCGCGCGGGCGAGAAGGCCAACCGGTCCCAGCTCTACCGAGACCTTGCCGACGGCCCGTTCTTCGGCCACAACCGGCACCAGGACGTCGACCAAGGGTTCCGCGACGCGTTCTGGCTCCAGGGTCTGGCCGCCGGCCACCGCGGCGCATACGAGTGCATCGCGGCGTTCTCCGCCACGGACTTCCGTCCCGACCTGGCCAAGGTCGACGTGCCGACCTTGGTCATCCACGGCGACGACGACCAGATCGTGCCGTTCGCCGTCGGCGGCAAGCGGTCGGCCGCGCTGGTCGACGGCGCGACCCTCACCGTCTACGAGGGCAGCAGCCACGCCCTGCCCGACACCGACCGCGACCGCCTTCACGCCGACCTGCTGGCGTTCGTCGACGCCTGA
- a CDS encoding AAA family ATPase produces the protein MTTAGGVLGRDEELRTLATLVGGARNGRGGALLVLGEPGIGKTYLVAEAIRDAGVDLVRLDGYESESAMPFAAVQRLAAALHEHHAQLPERQRQAVQVASGMTDGPAPDRFLVGLGVLGLLAAAGARAPVVCVVDDAHLIDAESLDVLAFVARRLAVEHVAVVLAARDDADVVDRMGGVPRLVLTGLTLDAAVRLLNRSAAAPLAPSAAAAIARATGGNPLALVDLAGEVLVHERPDLGLSDAPVPVGRHLEAHYIRQVRQADPQVQTWVLLAAADSTGNVDLLAAAAEHLGLSPDGSDRAEVAGLVELAPVVRFRHPLVRSAVYNAAPGAERRRAHRALACAADALGLVEVEAWHAARTVLGTDPAVADRLAHAADLAAQRGGLASQATILARAAELSLPGPDRDSRQIGAAEAALAAGAAHVAQRLVGQIDVTAVDAVTRGRAVTVRSALGLFSADADGVRGARRRTWTRPTSSTAGGTRRANSARCCTRSSDASSRTGS, from the coding sequence ATGACGACCGCCGGCGGCGTGCTGGGTCGCGACGAGGAGCTGCGCACGCTGGCGACGCTCGTCGGTGGCGCACGCAACGGACGCGGGGGCGCGCTGCTGGTCCTCGGCGAACCAGGGATCGGCAAGACGTACCTCGTCGCCGAGGCGATCAGGGACGCGGGCGTCGATCTCGTGCGGCTCGACGGGTACGAGTCGGAGTCGGCCATGCCGTTCGCCGCCGTGCAGCGGCTCGCCGCCGCCCTTCACGAGCACCACGCACAGCTGCCCGAACGTCAGCGGCAGGCCGTGCAGGTCGCGTCCGGGATGACGGACGGCCCGGCGCCGGACCGGTTCCTCGTCGGGCTCGGGGTGCTGGGGCTCCTCGCGGCGGCGGGCGCTCGCGCGCCCGTGGTGTGCGTCGTCGACGACGCGCACCTGATCGACGCTGAGAGCCTGGACGTGCTGGCGTTCGTGGCCCGCCGCCTGGCCGTCGAGCACGTCGCCGTCGTCCTCGCGGCCAGAGACGACGCCGACGTGGTCGACCGCATGGGCGGTGTCCCGCGGCTCGTCCTGACCGGCCTGACCCTGGACGCAGCGGTGCGGCTTCTCAACCGCTCCGCGGCCGCGCCGCTCGCGCCGTCGGCGGCCGCTGCGATCGCCCGGGCCACCGGCGGCAACCCGCTGGCCCTGGTCGATCTGGCCGGCGAGGTGCTCGTGCACGAGCGACCCGACCTGGGACTCTCCGACGCGCCCGTCCCCGTCGGCCGGCATCTCGAGGCGCACTACATCCGTCAGGTGCGGCAGGCCGATCCGCAGGTCCAGACCTGGGTGTTGCTGGCCGCCGCCGACTCGACCGGCAACGTCGACCTCCTGGCCGCGGCGGCCGAGCACCTGGGCCTGAGCCCGGACGGCAGCGACCGGGCCGAGGTCGCCGGCCTGGTGGAACTGGCGCCCGTCGTGCGGTTCCGGCACCCGCTGGTGCGGTCGGCCGTCTACAACGCGGCGCCGGGGGCCGAACGACGGCGGGCGCACCGCGCCCTCGCCTGCGCGGCCGACGCTCTCGGCCTGGTGGAGGTGGAGGCCTGGCATGCCGCCCGGACCGTCCTGGGCACCGACCCAGCGGTCGCCGACCGGCTCGCACACGCAGCCGACCTGGCCGCACAGCGCGGCGGTCTGGCGTCGCAGGCGACGATCCTCGCCCGCGCGGCAGAGCTCAGCCTGCCCGGGCCGGACCGTGACTCACGACAGATCGGCGCGGCCGAGGCGGCCCTGGCGGCAGGGGCCGCCCACGTCGCCCAGCGGCTCGTCGGCCAGATCGACGTGACCGCAGTCGACGCCGTCACGCGAGGCCGAGCGGTCACCGTGCGCAGCGCGCTCGGCCTCTTCTCGGCCGACGCCGACGGTGTGCGCGGGGCACGGCGGCGTACCTGGACGCGGCCGACGAGTTCCACCGCGGGCGGGACACGGCGCGCGAACAGCGCGCGCTGCTGCACGCGTTCGAGCGATGCGTCGTCGCGGACCGGCTCATGA
- a CDS encoding helix-turn-helix transcriptional regulator has product MNGVTRDELGHRLVAGADLAGGPTSQILRGLGAIILLPYAEAVAPARAAFDAIRTLPDAEMMHLGSAVASLGTFLWDAAGRSAALEHAAKAARDTGALQALDSLLWTTALSDLWGGTVRRAVRVEELVREVRRAMGYDGENVPNVAVLAWTGTACDVVEGMAQDAARTGFGGVAASGTASLAVRDLAEGRYQSAFDRLGPLVDDPFLQATPVQYPDYVEAAARSRHPQEAATVSRLLTSLADANRSAWCRGVAERALALTSADDAEPHHRASIEALGTTGAEMDLARSHLVYGEWLRRARRRHAAGEQLHLALRHFRRSGADLFVARTTAELAALGDAGDVESAPRRSDLTTQEHTVARLAAQGRTNSEIAANLFISTNTVDYHLRKVFQKLGVSSRRQLADRLTPSAAGHTTTP; this is encoded by the coding sequence ATGAACGGCGTCACGCGCGACGAACTGGGGCACCGGCTCGTCGCCGGCGCCGACCTCGCCGGGGGCCCGACGTCGCAGATCCTGCGCGGGCTGGGAGCCATCATCCTCCTCCCCTACGCCGAGGCCGTCGCCCCGGCCCGAGCCGCCTTCGACGCGATCCGCACCCTGCCCGACGCCGAGATGATGCACCTGGGTTCGGCCGTCGCATCGCTCGGGACGTTCCTGTGGGACGCGGCAGGACGTTCGGCCGCACTTGAGCACGCGGCGAAGGCCGCGCGAGACACGGGCGCGCTGCAAGCGCTCGACAGCCTCCTGTGGACCACGGCCCTCTCGGACCTGTGGGGCGGCACCGTGCGCCGGGCCGTCCGGGTCGAGGAGCTGGTGCGCGAGGTGCGGCGAGCGATGGGCTACGACGGCGAGAACGTCCCCAACGTCGCGGTCCTGGCCTGGACCGGCACCGCCTGCGACGTCGTCGAGGGCATGGCACAGGACGCGGCCCGGACGGGTTTCGGCGGGGTCGCGGCGTCCGGCACCGCGTCGCTCGCGGTCCGCGACCTGGCCGAAGGCCGCTACCAGAGCGCGTTCGACCGCCTCGGCCCGCTCGTCGACGACCCGTTCCTCCAGGCCACACCCGTCCAGTACCCCGACTACGTCGAGGCCGCGGCACGCAGCCGGCACCCGCAGGAGGCAGCCACGGTCTCGCGGCTGCTGACGTCGCTGGCCGACGCGAACCGCTCCGCATGGTGCCGCGGCGTGGCCGAACGAGCGCTCGCGCTGACCAGCGCGGACGACGCCGAGCCGCACCACCGGGCGTCGATCGAGGCCCTCGGGACGACCGGGGCAGAGATGGACCTGGCACGGTCCCACCTCGTGTACGGGGAATGGCTCCGCCGCGCGCGCCGACGCCACGCGGCAGGCGAACAGCTCCACCTCGCCCTCAGGCACTTCCGGCGCAGCGGTGCCGACCTGTTCGTCGCCCGCACCACCGCCGAGCTGGCGGCCCTCGGAGACGCCGGTGACGTCGAGAGCGCGCCGCGACGCTCCGACCTGACAACCCAGGAGCACACGGTCGCGCGGCTCGCCGCGCAAGGACGCACCAACTCCGAGATCGCCGCGAACCTGTTCATCAGCACGAACACGGTCGACTACCACCTGCGCAAGGTCTTCCAGAAGCTCGGAGTGTCCTCGCGGCGGCAGCTGGCCGACCGGCTCACGCCGTCGGCCGCAGGCCACACGACCACGCCGTAG
- a CDS encoding ABC transporter ATP-binding protein, translating into MTATTALRGENLVLGYQRTTVVHGVAVSLRAGYVTALVGPNGSGKSTVLRSLARLHHLDDGEVRLDAGGAVAVDVAALSARDFARRVTLLAQSRPHPSGLEVRDVVGFGRHPHRRRFAGLTGADVAAIDRAMAITGIDAMARRGVDQLSGGELQRVWLATCLAQETGVVLLDEPTNHLDLRYQVETLDLMRDMAEVHGTAVGVVLHDLDHAASVADDVVLLHHGRVLAAGEPAEVLTSEHLSHAYGLPIDVTTDPGTGRVRVHPRGRHHGRTR; encoded by the coding sequence GTGACGGCCACGACCGCCCTGCGAGGCGAGAACCTGGTGCTCGGCTACCAGCGCACCACGGTCGTGCACGGCGTCGCCGTGTCGCTCAGAGCCGGGTACGTCACCGCGCTGGTCGGCCCCAACGGGTCCGGGAAGTCGACAGTGCTGCGCTCGCTCGCCCGCCTGCATCACCTGGACGACGGCGAGGTCCGGCTCGACGCCGGCGGCGCGGTCGCCGTCGACGTCGCCGCGCTCTCCGCGCGGGACTTCGCCCGGCGCGTGACGTTGCTCGCCCAGTCTCGCCCGCACCCGTCCGGGCTCGAGGTGCGCGACGTCGTCGGGTTCGGGCGGCACCCGCACCGGCGCCGCTTCGCGGGCCTGACCGGCGCGGACGTCGCCGCGATCGACCGCGCGATGGCGATCACCGGCATCGACGCGATGGCGCGGCGCGGAGTCGACCAGCTCTCAGGCGGCGAGCTCCAGCGCGTCTGGCTGGCGACCTGCCTCGCGCAGGAGACGGGCGTCGTGCTGCTCGACGAGCCGACCAACCACCTCGACCTGCGCTACCAGGTCGAGACGCTCGACCTGATGCGCGACATGGCCGAGGTGCACGGCACCGCCGTCGGCGTCGTCCTGCACGACCTCGACCACGCGGCATCGGTCGCCGACGACGTCGTGCTGCTGCACCACGGACGGGTGCTCGCCGCCGGGGAGCCCGCCGAGGTGCTGACCAGCGAGCACCTGTCGCACGCCTACGGCCTTCCCATCGACGTCACCACCGACCCCGGCACGGGCCGCGTCCGCGTGCACCCGCGCGGTCGCCACCACGGCCGGACCCGCTGA
- a CDS encoding antitoxin, translating to MTVGARDRGTVKLSASLPAADVAYLERYARRHRLPSRSATLHAAVQALRERELEAQYAEAYREWEESGEAAVWDVAVADGIEPVA from the coding sequence ATGACCGTTGGTGCGAGGGACCGTGGGACCGTCAAGCTCAGTGCAAGCCTGCCGGCCGCAGACGTGGCGTACCTGGAGCGCTACGCAAGGCGCCACCGGCTGCCCTCGCGATCGGCCACACTGCACGCCGCGGTGCAGGCCCTTCGCGAACGCGAGCTCGAAGCGCAGTACGCGGAGGCGTATCGCGAGTGGGAGGAGTCCGGAGAGGCGGCGGTGTGGGACGTGGCGGTTGCCGACGGGATCGAGCCGGTCGCATGA
- a CDS encoding metal-sulfur cluster assembly factor — protein MTDSTVSPGATTVADVEEALRDVIDPELGINVVDLGLVYGVQIDQNNVATIDMTLTSAACPLTDVIEDQSAAALEGLVADFRVNWVWMPPWGPEKITEEGREQLRMLGFNV, from the coding sequence ATGACAGATTCGACGGTGTCGCCCGGAGCGACCACGGTGGCCGACGTCGAGGAGGCCCTGCGCGACGTCATCGACCCCGAGCTCGGAATCAACGTCGTCGACCTCGGACTCGTGTACGGAGTCCAGATCGACCAGAACAACGTGGCCACCATCGACATGACCCTCACCTCGGCCGCCTGCCCGCTGACCGACGTGATCGAGGACCAGTCGGCGGCCGCACTCGAAGGGCTCGTGGCGGACTTCCGGGTCAACTGGGTCTGGATGCCGCCGTGGGGGCCGGAGAAGATCACCGAGGAGGGGCGGGAGCAGCTGCGGATGTTGGGGTTCAACGTCTAG
- a CDS encoding MBL fold metallo-hydrolase — protein sequence MTGIDPTPAGSPTLSVTHVGGPTVLIELAGWRILTDPTFDPPGRTYEFGLGTRSTKTTGPAVAPDEVGPVDLILLSHDHHADNLDDHGRSLLPSAGTVLTTVPGARRLRAPNTRGLRPGQATTASAVGRPDLHVLATPCRHGPPLSRPVAGTVIGFAVSLAGSPRTAVWMTGDTVLHRPLRRAARHLDVDVLLLHLGAVRFPLTGPLRYSMNSTDAAGLLAATRPRVVVPVHYEGWSHFSEAEERARENLHADRLPAGTTVTWLERGRAAALALHGP from the coding sequence GTGACCGGCATCGACCCCACGCCGGCCGGCTCACCCACGCTGAGCGTCACGCACGTGGGCGGGCCCACCGTCCTGATCGAGCTCGCCGGCTGGCGCATCCTGACCGACCCCACGTTCGACCCTCCCGGACGCACGTACGAGTTCGGGCTCGGCACCCGCTCGACCAAGACCACCGGCCCGGCCGTCGCGCCCGACGAGGTAGGTCCGGTGGACCTGATCCTGCTCAGCCACGACCACCACGCGGACAATCTCGACGACCACGGCCGCAGCCTCCTGCCCTCCGCGGGCACCGTCCTGACCACCGTTCCCGGCGCGCGGCGGCTGCGCGCACCGAACACGCGAGGCCTGCGGCCGGGCCAGGCCACCACCGCCTCCGCCGTCGGACGGCCGGACCTGCACGTCCTGGCCACACCCTGCAGGCACGGGCCGCCCTTGAGCCGGCCCGTTGCCGGAACGGTGATCGGGTTCGCCGTCTCCCTCGCCGGCAGCCCACGGACCGCGGTCTGGATGACCGGCGACACCGTGCTGCACCGGCCGCTGCGGCGGGCGGCACGCCATCTGGACGTGGACGTCCTCCTGCTGCATCTCGGAGCGGTGCGTTTCCCGCTCACCGGCCCGCTGCGCTACTCCATGAACAGCACGGACGCGGCGGGACTCCTCGCCGCGACGAGGCCGCGCGTCGTCGTGCCCGTCCACTACGAGGGGTGGTCGCACTTCTCCGAAGCCGAAGAACGGGCACGCGAGAACCTCCACGCGGATCGGCTACCCGCCGGAACCACCGTCACCTGGCTTGAGCGAGGGCGCGCGGCGGCCCTCGCCCTGCATGGTCCGTGA
- a CDS encoding type II toxin-antitoxin system PemK/MazF family toxin encodes MRRGEVWAVELDPARGSEASKTRRCVIVSRDASNKAVETHGRGVVTVVPLTSSVARVLPFQALVPAEPGNGLDHDSKAQAEQVRSVDVSRLVARVGTLRSEHVGAVDDALITHLGLD; translated from the coding sequence ATGAGGCGTGGCGAGGTCTGGGCGGTCGAGCTTGACCCTGCGCGAGGCTCGGAGGCATCCAAGACAAGGCGGTGCGTGATCGTCTCTCGCGACGCGAGCAACAAGGCCGTCGAGACGCACGGGAGGGGTGTCGTCACGGTGGTTCCGTTGACGTCGTCCGTTGCTCGAGTTCTTCCCTTCCAGGCGCTCGTCCCTGCGGAGCCAGGAAACGGACTCGACCACGACTCGAAGGCTCAGGCCGAACAGGTCCGCTCCGTGGATGTGTCGCGGCTGGTGGCCCGCGTCGGGACGCTTCGCTCCGAGCATGTGGGTGCGGTGGACGACGCGCTGATCACTCACCTGGGCCTGGACTGA
- a CDS encoding iron-siderophore ABC transporter substrate-binding protein: MSLRTTASLVGAALLLPLALSACGTTDPGAAAAAPTAAASGECAGVATSTGPVTLTDSFGRTVELDKPAARVAVLEWQQVEDVLTLCVAPVAVADVAGYTTWNGAETLPEGVTDVGTRGEPNLDTLYAAEPDLVIVEAYTPDDEIIATLEAYDVPVLATKGADAADPVANMLATFDLIAQATGREERAATVVDEFETHLADAKQQIADAAPERTDFVYFDGWIDGGNVALRPFGQGSLVGELGEALGLTNAWTGEVDPAYGLGQSDIEGMSAVGDATFLYTGTQDDEDWTAGLTKNAVWANLPAVVDGRTHAFPAHTWTFGGPRSSEKVIDAYVDVFTK; the protein is encoded by the coding sequence ATGTCTTTGCGCACGACCGCGTCCCTGGTGGGCGCTGCCCTTCTGCTGCCCCTGGCACTGTCAGCCTGCGGTACCACCGACCCCGGAGCGGCCGCGGCCGCGCCCACCGCGGCCGCGAGCGGCGAGTGCGCCGGCGTCGCCACGTCCACCGGCCCCGTCACTCTGACGGACTCGTTCGGCCGCACCGTCGAGCTCGACAAGCCGGCCGCGCGGGTCGCCGTGCTGGAGTGGCAGCAGGTCGAGGACGTGCTCACGCTGTGCGTCGCCCCCGTCGCGGTCGCCGACGTCGCCGGCTACACGACGTGGAACGGCGCCGAGACGCTGCCCGAGGGCGTGACCGACGTCGGCACCCGTGGTGAGCCCAACCTCGACACGCTCTACGCCGCCGAGCCCGACCTCGTCATCGTCGAGGCGTACACGCCCGACGACGAGATCATCGCGACGCTCGAGGCGTACGACGTGCCCGTCCTGGCGACCAAGGGCGCCGACGCCGCCGACCCCGTCGCGAACATGCTCGCGACGTTCGACCTGATCGCCCAGGCGACCGGCCGGGAGGAACGTGCCGCGACCGTCGTCGACGAGTTCGAGACGCACCTCGCCGACGCGAAGCAGCAGATCGCCGACGCCGCCCCCGAGCGCACGGACTTCGTCTACTTCGACGGGTGGATCGACGGCGGCAACGTGGCGCTGCGCCCCTTCGGCCAGGGGTCGCTCGTGGGCGAGCTCGGCGAGGCGCTGGGCCTGACGAACGCGTGGACAGGCGAGGTCGACCCGGCCTACGGGCTGGGGCAGTCGGACATCGAAGGCATGTCCGCCGTCGGAGACGCGACCTTCCTGTACACCGGGACGCAGGACGACGAGGACTGGACCGCCGGGCTGACGAAGAACGCGGTCTGGGCCAACCTGCCTGCCGTCGTCGACGGCCGCACCCACGCGTTCCCCGCGCACACCTGGACCTTCGGCGGGCCGCGGTCGTCCGAGAAGGTCATCGACGCCTACGTCGACGTCTTCACGAAGTGA